From one Salvelinus sp. IW2-2015 linkage group LG11, ASM291031v2, whole genome shotgun sequence genomic stretch:
- the LOC111970782 gene encoding CD209 antigen-like protein C, whose product MSNEIYANVEFDNDNVEDLYTNYEIINSHDSRSKTKDVSTKSRPLATNPGTESSERRSTRDAAVCLGLLCVLLLSGIIGLFVYYNGVMGSSEENILVYKTNSSAEQNQLQTRYNSMTKDRDQLWVERAEFQTRYNSMTKDRDQLQVERDDLQAKLSVVVQDTQQGWRYYKSSFYLTSTEKKTWEGSREDCLSRGADLVVINSREEYVFIHGLNKETFWIGLTDRVEEGIWKWVDSTALTTGYWGKEQPNNQNGMEEDCAARWSDLSTTDNGWHDAPCNELHFWICEKTAFL is encoded by the coding sequence ATGTCTAATGAAATCTATGCCAATGTAGAGTTTGATAATGACAATGTTGAGGATCTTTATACCAATTATGAGATCATCAATTCTCATGACTCCAGAAGCAAGACAAAGGACGTCTCCACAAAGAGTAGACCACTGGCTACGAACCCAGGTACTGAGAGCTCAGAGAGGAGATCCACCAGAGAtgctgcagtgtgtctggggctgctgtgtgttctcctaCTGTCTGGGATCATAGGCTTGTTTGTCTATTATAATGGAGTGATGGGCAGTTCTGAAGAGAACATCTTAGTTTATAAAACCAACTCCTCAGCTGAACAAAACCAGTTGCAGACCAGGTACAACTCCATGACTAAAGACAGGGACCAGCTCTGGGTTGAGAGAGCCGAGTTCCAGACCAGGTACAACTCCATGACTAAAGACAGGGACCAGCTCCAGGTTGAAAGAGACGATCTTCAAGCAAAGCTCTCGGTGGTAGTACAAGACACACAACAGGGATGGAGGTATTACAAGTCCAGTTTTTACTTGACCTCTACTGAGAAGAAAACCTgggaggggagcagagaggaCTGTCTGAGTAGAGGAGCAGATCTGGTGGTAATAAACAGCAGAGAGGAATATGTATTTATCCATGGATTGAATAAGGAGACGTTCTGGATTGGTCTGACTGACCGAGTTGAAGAGGGGATCTGGAAGTGGGTGGACAGCACAGCACTGACCACAGGGTACTGGGGCAAGGAACAGCCTAATAATCAGAACGGAATGGAGGAGGATTGTGCTGCGCGATGGTCCGATCTTTCTACCACAGACAACGGCTGGCATGATGCACCGTGCAACGAATTGCACTTTTGGATATGTGAGAAAACTGCATTCCTGTAA